A stretch of Rhododendron vialii isolate Sample 1 chromosome 4a, ASM3025357v1 DNA encodes these proteins:
- the LOC131324654 gene encoding uncharacterized protein LOC131324654 isoform X2 has translation MANGKKNFIKPCSLATMKKTKYEMARDERMKENNARLKAAGIDRILADLRGTSLPNCTNEKRMGTRNGVDDPDYMPPSIEDANDDESLDSLEHELQQIPPSGPTRSEVELQHDSTRVLERMTRSTPHLVVESQPSPPCNVEIQSEAAAVSSAAPNRRGRGISRGLELQRLVENKGKLLVSIPPEYRAPVGTYASKLASKIGVEVRAQVEDLSVKSWKAMDEGIKAPLLQSLKDQFDFEGDPIDVNKAITSRCGRRLSDYTHRLYEKFKKLKATKGEAYARSHPPPQIAMEQWTRLIEKKWTNKDWLLRSEKNIENRRSNKTKHRCGTKSLAVRVHEHALKNEGQLPKLPEFYKSTHYNDDMGKWIAPKCQTNYEEMVRVDAALNQEGASPLTGEQMSVTVLKQKPGYVKGLGLRPSSSIRTTSETALKALGLRPSSSAMTHEYVSSLEMKIEAQNDTIEKLLEASKQQQKINASMMEFLIEKGYTGHVGSAETSSND, from the exons ATGGCAAATGGGAAGAAAAACTTCATCAAACCATGTTCTCTAGCAACTATGAAGAAAACCAAATATGAGATGGCAAGAGATGAGAGAATGAAGGAGAACAATGCGAGACTAAAGGCTGCTGGGATTGACCGTATACTAGCTGATTTGAGGGGTACGTCTTTGCCAAACTGTACGAATGAGAAGAGAATGGGTACTAGGAATGGGGTAGATGATCCTGACTATATGCCACCAAGTATTGAGGACGCCAATGACGATGAGTCTTTGGATTCTCTTGAACACGAG CTCCAACAGATACCACCGAGTGGACCAACAAGATCAGAAGTTGAGCTCCAGCATGACTCGACTCGTGTCCTTGAGAGGATGACTCGTTCAACACCACATCTTGTAGTTGAGTCCCAGCCCTCACCACCTTGCAATGTAGAAATACAAAGTGAGGCAGCTGCAGTTAGTAGTGCTG CTCCTAATAGACGCGGACGCGGCATATCACGCGGACTAGAACTCCAAAGACTTGTTGAAAACAAAGGGAAACTACTTGTTTCCATCCCACCAGAGTATCGTGCTCCGGTGGGGACTTACGCTTCTAAATTGGCCTCTAAGATTGGTGTTGAGGTTCGTGCACAAGTAGAAGACCTAAGTGTTAAAAGTTGGAAGGCTATGGATGAGGGTATTAAGGCACCTTTGCTTCAATCCCTAAAG GATCAGTTTGACTTTGAAGGAGATCCAATTGATGTCAACAAGGCAATAACATCAAGGTGTGGGCGGAGATTGAGTGATTACACCCACAGGTTGTATGAGAAATTCAAAAAGCTTAAAGCAACCAAGGGGGAAGCGTATGCAAGAAGTCACCCACCTCCTCAAATTGCCATGGAGCAATGGACTCGTTTGATTGAAAAGAAGTGGACAAACAAAGATTGGCTG CTTCGATCagagaaaaatatagaaaatagacGCAGTAACAAGACAAAGCACAGATGCGGGACGAAGTCTCTAGCAGTTAGAGTACATGAacat GCTCTAAAAAATGAGGGTCAACTGCCTAAATTGCCGGAGTTTTATAAATCCACTCACTATAATGACGACATGGGGAAGTGGATTGCTCCAAAATGCCAGACTAACTAT GAGGAAATGGTCCGAGTAGATGCTGCACTTAATCAGGAAGGTGCTTCCCCATTAACAGGGGAGCAGATGTCTGTCACGGTGCTGAAACAAAAACCAGGTTATGTGAAAGGACTTGGCTTGAGGCCTTCATCATCTATTAGGACCACATCTGAAACTGCCCTGAAAGCACTTGGCTTGAGGCCTTCCTCCTCTGCCATGACCCATGAATACGTGTCAAGCCTCGAGATGAAAATAGAGGCACAAAATGACACCATTGAGAAGCTTTTGGAGGCAAGTAAGCAGCAGCAGAAGATAAATGCTAGCATGATGGAGTTTCTCATTGAAAAAGGGTACACTGGACATGTTGGGAGTGCTGAAACATCATCTAATGATTGA
- the LOC131324654 gene encoding uncharacterized protein LOC131324654 isoform X3, whose amino-acid sequence MANGKKNFIKPCSLATMKKTKYEMARDERMKENNARLKAAGIDRILADLRGTSLPNCTNEKRMGTRNGVDDPDYMPPSIEDANDDESLDSLEHEIPPSGPTRSEVELQHDSTRVLERMTRSTPHLVVESQPSPPCNVEIQSEAAAVSSAVAPNRRGRGISRGLELQRLVENKGKLLVSIPPEYRAPVGTYASKLASKIGVEVRAQVEDLSVKSWKAMDEGIKAPLLQSLKDQFDFEGDPIDVNKAITSRCGRRLSDYTHRLYEKFKKLKATKGEAYARSHPPPQIAMEQWTRLIEKKWTNKDWLLRSEKNIENRRSNKTKHRCGTKSLAVRVHEHALKNEGQLPKLPEFYKSTHYNDDMGKWIAPKCQTNYEEMVRVDAALNQEGASPLTGEQMSVTVLKQKPGYVKGLGLRPSSSIRTTSETALKALGLRPSSSAMTHEYVSSLEMKIEAQNDTIEKLLEASKQQQKINASMMEFLIEKGYTGHVGSAETSSND is encoded by the exons ATGGCAAATGGGAAGAAAAACTTCATCAAACCATGTTCTCTAGCAACTATGAAGAAAACCAAATATGAGATGGCAAGAGATGAGAGAATGAAGGAGAACAATGCGAGACTAAAGGCTGCTGGGATTGACCGTATACTAGCTGATTTGAGGGGTACGTCTTTGCCAAACTGTACGAATGAGAAGAGAATGGGTACTAGGAATGGGGTAGATGATCCTGACTATATGCCACCAAGTATTGAGGACGCCAATGACGATGAGTCTTTGGATTCTCTTGAACACGAG ATACCACCGAGTGGACCAACAAGATCAGAAGTTGAGCTCCAGCATGACTCGACTCGTGTCCTTGAGAGGATGACTCGTTCAACACCACATCTTGTAGTTGAGTCCCAGCCCTCACCACCTTGCAATGTAGAAATACAAAGTGAGGCAGCTGCAGTTAGTAGTGCTG TAGCTCCTAATAGACGCGGACGCGGCATATCACGCGGACTAGAACTCCAAAGACTTGTTGAAAACAAAGGGAAACTACTTGTTTCCATCCCACCAGAGTATCGTGCTCCGGTGGGGACTTACGCTTCTAAATTGGCCTCTAAGATTGGTGTTGAGGTTCGTGCACAAGTAGAAGACCTAAGTGTTAAAAGTTGGAAGGCTATGGATGAGGGTATTAAGGCACCTTTGCTTCAATCCCTAAAG GATCAGTTTGACTTTGAAGGAGATCCAATTGATGTCAACAAGGCAATAACATCAAGGTGTGGGCGGAGATTGAGTGATTACACCCACAGGTTGTATGAGAAATTCAAAAAGCTTAAAGCAACCAAGGGGGAAGCGTATGCAAGAAGTCACCCACCTCCTCAAATTGCCATGGAGCAATGGACTCGTTTGATTGAAAAGAAGTGGACAAACAAAGATTGGCTG CTTCGATCagagaaaaatatagaaaatagacGCAGTAACAAGACAAAGCACAGATGCGGGACGAAGTCTCTAGCAGTTAGAGTACATGAacat GCTCTAAAAAATGAGGGTCAACTGCCTAAATTGCCGGAGTTTTATAAATCCACTCACTATAATGACGACATGGGGAAGTGGATTGCTCCAAAATGCCAGACTAACTAT GAGGAAATGGTCCGAGTAGATGCTGCACTTAATCAGGAAGGTGCTTCCCCATTAACAGGGGAGCAGATGTCTGTCACGGTGCTGAAACAAAAACCAGGTTATGTGAAAGGACTTGGCTTGAGGCCTTCATCATCTATTAGGACCACATCTGAAACTGCCCTGAAAGCACTTGGCTTGAGGCCTTCCTCCTCTGCCATGACCCATGAATACGTGTCAAGCCTCGAGATGAAAATAGAGGCACAAAATGACACCATTGAGAAGCTTTTGGAGGCAAGTAAGCAGCAGCAGAAGATAAATGCTAGCATGATGGAGTTTCTCATTGAAAAAGGGTACACTGGACATGTTGGGAGTGCTGAAACATCATCTAATGATTGA
- the LOC131324654 gene encoding uncharacterized protein LOC131324654 isoform X6 encodes MANGKKNFIKPCSLATMKKTKYEMARDERMKENNARLKAAGIDRILADLRGTSLPNCTNEKRMGTRNGVDDPDYMPPSIEDANDDESLDSLEHELQQIPPSGPTRSEVELQHDSTRVLERMTRSTPHLVVESQPSPPCNVEIQSEAAAVSSAVAPNRRGRGISRGLELQRLVENKGKLLVSIPPEYRAPVGTYASKLASKIGVEVRAQVEDLSVKSWKAMDEGIKAPLLQSLKDQFDFEGDPIDVNKAITSRCGRRLSDYTHRLYEKFKKLKATKGEAYARSHPPPQIAMEQWTRLIEKKWTNKDWLEEMVRVDAALNQEGASPLTGEQMSVTVLKQKPGYVKGLGLRPSSSIRTTSETALKALGLRPSSSAMTHEYVSSLEMKIEAQNDTIEKLLEASKQQQKINASMMEFLIEKGYTGHVGSAETSSND; translated from the exons ATGGCAAATGGGAAGAAAAACTTCATCAAACCATGTTCTCTAGCAACTATGAAGAAAACCAAATATGAGATGGCAAGAGATGAGAGAATGAAGGAGAACAATGCGAGACTAAAGGCTGCTGGGATTGACCGTATACTAGCTGATTTGAGGGGTACGTCTTTGCCAAACTGTACGAATGAGAAGAGAATGGGTACTAGGAATGGGGTAGATGATCCTGACTATATGCCACCAAGTATTGAGGACGCCAATGACGATGAGTCTTTGGATTCTCTTGAACACGAG CTCCAACAGATACCACCGAGTGGACCAACAAGATCAGAAGTTGAGCTCCAGCATGACTCGACTCGTGTCCTTGAGAGGATGACTCGTTCAACACCACATCTTGTAGTTGAGTCCCAGCCCTCACCACCTTGCAATGTAGAAATACAAAGTGAGGCAGCTGCAGTTAGTAGTGCTG TAGCTCCTAATAGACGCGGACGCGGCATATCACGCGGACTAGAACTCCAAAGACTTGTTGAAAACAAAGGGAAACTACTTGTTTCCATCCCACCAGAGTATCGTGCTCCGGTGGGGACTTACGCTTCTAAATTGGCCTCTAAGATTGGTGTTGAGGTTCGTGCACAAGTAGAAGACCTAAGTGTTAAAAGTTGGAAGGCTATGGATGAGGGTATTAAGGCACCTTTGCTTCAATCCCTAAAG GATCAGTTTGACTTTGAAGGAGATCCAATTGATGTCAACAAGGCAATAACATCAAGGTGTGGGCGGAGATTGAGTGATTACACCCACAGGTTGTATGAGAAATTCAAAAAGCTTAAAGCAACCAAGGGGGAAGCGTATGCAAGAAGTCACCCACCTCCTCAAATTGCCATGGAGCAATGGACTCGTTTGATTGAAAAGAAGTGGACAAACAAAGATTGGCTG GAGGAAATGGTCCGAGTAGATGCTGCACTTAATCAGGAAGGTGCTTCCCCATTAACAGGGGAGCAGATGTCTGTCACGGTGCTGAAACAAAAACCAGGTTATGTGAAAGGACTTGGCTTGAGGCCTTCATCATCTATTAGGACCACATCTGAAACTGCCCTGAAAGCACTTGGCTTGAGGCCTTCCTCCTCTGCCATGACCCATGAATACGTGTCAAGCCTCGAGATGAAAATAGAGGCACAAAATGACACCATTGAGAAGCTTTTGGAGGCAAGTAAGCAGCAGCAGAAGATAAATGCTAGCATGATGGAGTTTCTCATTGAAAAAGGGTACACTGGACATGTTGGGAGTGCTGAAACATCATCTAATGATTGA
- the LOC131324654 gene encoding uncharacterized protein LOC131324654 isoform X4, translating into MANGKKNFIKPCSLATMKKTKYEMARDERMKENNARLKAAGIDRILADLRGTSLPNCTNEKRMGTRNGVDDPDYMPPSIEDANDDESLDSLEHELQQIPPSGPTRSEVELQHDSTRVLERMTRSTPHLVVESQPSPPCNVEIQSEAAAVSSAVAPNRRGRGISRGLELQRLVENKGKLLVSIPPEYRAPVGTYASKLASKIGVEVRAQVEDLSVKSWKAMDEGIKAPLLQSLKDQFDFEGDPIDVNKAITSRCGRRLSDYTHRLYEKFKKLKATKGEAYARSHPPPQIAMEQWTRLIEKKWTNKDWLLRSEKNIENRRSNKTKHRCGTKSLAVRALKNEGQLPKLPEFYKSTHYNDDMGKWIAPKCQTNYEEMVRVDAALNQEGASPLTGEQMSVTVLKQKPGYVKGLGLRPSSSIRTTSETALKALGLRPSSSAMTHEYVSSLEMKIEAQNDTIEKLLEASKQQQKINASMMEFLIEKGYTGHVGSAETSSND; encoded by the exons ATGGCAAATGGGAAGAAAAACTTCATCAAACCATGTTCTCTAGCAACTATGAAGAAAACCAAATATGAGATGGCAAGAGATGAGAGAATGAAGGAGAACAATGCGAGACTAAAGGCTGCTGGGATTGACCGTATACTAGCTGATTTGAGGGGTACGTCTTTGCCAAACTGTACGAATGAGAAGAGAATGGGTACTAGGAATGGGGTAGATGATCCTGACTATATGCCACCAAGTATTGAGGACGCCAATGACGATGAGTCTTTGGATTCTCTTGAACACGAG CTCCAACAGATACCACCGAGTGGACCAACAAGATCAGAAGTTGAGCTCCAGCATGACTCGACTCGTGTCCTTGAGAGGATGACTCGTTCAACACCACATCTTGTAGTTGAGTCCCAGCCCTCACCACCTTGCAATGTAGAAATACAAAGTGAGGCAGCTGCAGTTAGTAGTGCTG TAGCTCCTAATAGACGCGGACGCGGCATATCACGCGGACTAGAACTCCAAAGACTTGTTGAAAACAAAGGGAAACTACTTGTTTCCATCCCACCAGAGTATCGTGCTCCGGTGGGGACTTACGCTTCTAAATTGGCCTCTAAGATTGGTGTTGAGGTTCGTGCACAAGTAGAAGACCTAAGTGTTAAAAGTTGGAAGGCTATGGATGAGGGTATTAAGGCACCTTTGCTTCAATCCCTAAAG GATCAGTTTGACTTTGAAGGAGATCCAATTGATGTCAACAAGGCAATAACATCAAGGTGTGGGCGGAGATTGAGTGATTACACCCACAGGTTGTATGAGAAATTCAAAAAGCTTAAAGCAACCAAGGGGGAAGCGTATGCAAGAAGTCACCCACCTCCTCAAATTGCCATGGAGCAATGGACTCGTTTGATTGAAAAGAAGTGGACAAACAAAGATTGGCTG CTTCGATCagagaaaaatatagaaaatagacGCAGTAACAAGACAAAGCACAGATGCGGGACGAAGTCTCTAGCAGTTAGA GCTCTAAAAAATGAGGGTCAACTGCCTAAATTGCCGGAGTTTTATAAATCCACTCACTATAATGACGACATGGGGAAGTGGATTGCTCCAAAATGCCAGACTAACTAT GAGGAAATGGTCCGAGTAGATGCTGCACTTAATCAGGAAGGTGCTTCCCCATTAACAGGGGAGCAGATGTCTGTCACGGTGCTGAAACAAAAACCAGGTTATGTGAAAGGACTTGGCTTGAGGCCTTCATCATCTATTAGGACCACATCTGAAACTGCCCTGAAAGCACTTGGCTTGAGGCCTTCCTCCTCTGCCATGACCCATGAATACGTGTCAAGCCTCGAGATGAAAATAGAGGCACAAAATGACACCATTGAGAAGCTTTTGGAGGCAAGTAAGCAGCAGCAGAAGATAAATGCTAGCATGATGGAGTTTCTCATTGAAAAAGGGTACACTGGACATGTTGGGAGTGCTGAAACATCATCTAATGATTGA
- the LOC131324654 gene encoding uncharacterized protein LOC131324654 isoform X5 gives MANGKKNFIKPCSLATMKKTKYEMARDERMKENNARLKAAGIDRILADLRGTSLPNCTNEKRMGTRNGVDDPDYMPPSIEDANDDESLDSLEHELQQIPPSGPTRSEVELQHDSTRVLERMTRSTPHLVVESQPSPPCNVEIQSEAAAVSSAVAPNRRGRGISRGLELQRLVENKGKLLVSIPPEYRAPVGTYASKLASKIGVEVRAQVEDLSVKSWKAMDEGIKAPLLQSLKDQFDFEGDPIDVNKAITSRCGRRLSDYTHRLYEKFKKLKATKGEAYARSHPPPQIAMEQWTRLIEKKWTNKDWLALKNEGQLPKLPEFYKSTHYNDDMGKWIAPKCQTNYEEMVRVDAALNQEGASPLTGEQMSVTVLKQKPGYVKGLGLRPSSSIRTTSETALKALGLRPSSSAMTHEYVSSLEMKIEAQNDTIEKLLEASKQQQKINASMMEFLIEKGYTGHVGSAETSSND, from the exons ATGGCAAATGGGAAGAAAAACTTCATCAAACCATGTTCTCTAGCAACTATGAAGAAAACCAAATATGAGATGGCAAGAGATGAGAGAATGAAGGAGAACAATGCGAGACTAAAGGCTGCTGGGATTGACCGTATACTAGCTGATTTGAGGGGTACGTCTTTGCCAAACTGTACGAATGAGAAGAGAATGGGTACTAGGAATGGGGTAGATGATCCTGACTATATGCCACCAAGTATTGAGGACGCCAATGACGATGAGTCTTTGGATTCTCTTGAACACGAG CTCCAACAGATACCACCGAGTGGACCAACAAGATCAGAAGTTGAGCTCCAGCATGACTCGACTCGTGTCCTTGAGAGGATGACTCGTTCAACACCACATCTTGTAGTTGAGTCCCAGCCCTCACCACCTTGCAATGTAGAAATACAAAGTGAGGCAGCTGCAGTTAGTAGTGCTG TAGCTCCTAATAGACGCGGACGCGGCATATCACGCGGACTAGAACTCCAAAGACTTGTTGAAAACAAAGGGAAACTACTTGTTTCCATCCCACCAGAGTATCGTGCTCCGGTGGGGACTTACGCTTCTAAATTGGCCTCTAAGATTGGTGTTGAGGTTCGTGCACAAGTAGAAGACCTAAGTGTTAAAAGTTGGAAGGCTATGGATGAGGGTATTAAGGCACCTTTGCTTCAATCCCTAAAG GATCAGTTTGACTTTGAAGGAGATCCAATTGATGTCAACAAGGCAATAACATCAAGGTGTGGGCGGAGATTGAGTGATTACACCCACAGGTTGTATGAGAAATTCAAAAAGCTTAAAGCAACCAAGGGGGAAGCGTATGCAAGAAGTCACCCACCTCCTCAAATTGCCATGGAGCAATGGACTCGTTTGATTGAAAAGAAGTGGACAAACAAAGATTGGCTG GCTCTAAAAAATGAGGGTCAACTGCCTAAATTGCCGGAGTTTTATAAATCCACTCACTATAATGACGACATGGGGAAGTGGATTGCTCCAAAATGCCAGACTAACTAT GAGGAAATGGTCCGAGTAGATGCTGCACTTAATCAGGAAGGTGCTTCCCCATTAACAGGGGAGCAGATGTCTGTCACGGTGCTGAAACAAAAACCAGGTTATGTGAAAGGACTTGGCTTGAGGCCTTCATCATCTATTAGGACCACATCTGAAACTGCCCTGAAAGCACTTGGCTTGAGGCCTTCCTCCTCTGCCATGACCCATGAATACGTGTCAAGCCTCGAGATGAAAATAGAGGCACAAAATGACACCATTGAGAAGCTTTTGGAGGCAAGTAAGCAGCAGCAGAAGATAAATGCTAGCATGATGGAGTTTCTCATTGAAAAAGGGTACACTGGACATGTTGGGAGTGCTGAAACATCATCTAATGATTGA
- the LOC131324654 gene encoding uncharacterized protein LOC131324654 isoform X1: MANGKKNFIKPCSLATMKKTKYEMARDERMKENNARLKAAGIDRILADLRGTSLPNCTNEKRMGTRNGVDDPDYMPPSIEDANDDESLDSLEHELQQIPPSGPTRSEVELQHDSTRVLERMTRSTPHLVVESQPSPPCNVEIQSEAAAVSSAVAPNRRGRGISRGLELQRLVENKGKLLVSIPPEYRAPVGTYASKLASKIGVEVRAQVEDLSVKSWKAMDEGIKAPLLQSLKDQFDFEGDPIDVNKAITSRCGRRLSDYTHRLYEKFKKLKATKGEAYARSHPPPQIAMEQWTRLIEKKWTNKDWLLRSEKNIENRRSNKTKHRCGTKSLAVRVHEHALKNEGQLPKLPEFYKSTHYNDDMGKWIAPKCQTNYEEMVRVDAALNQEGASPLTGEQMSVTVLKQKPGYVKGLGLRPSSSIRTTSETALKALGLRPSSSAMTHEYVSSLEMKIEAQNDTIEKLLEASKQQQKINASMMEFLIEKGYTGHVGSAETSSND; the protein is encoded by the exons ATGGCAAATGGGAAGAAAAACTTCATCAAACCATGTTCTCTAGCAACTATGAAGAAAACCAAATATGAGATGGCAAGAGATGAGAGAATGAAGGAGAACAATGCGAGACTAAAGGCTGCTGGGATTGACCGTATACTAGCTGATTTGAGGGGTACGTCTTTGCCAAACTGTACGAATGAGAAGAGAATGGGTACTAGGAATGGGGTAGATGATCCTGACTATATGCCACCAAGTATTGAGGACGCCAATGACGATGAGTCTTTGGATTCTCTTGAACACGAG CTCCAACAGATACCACCGAGTGGACCAACAAGATCAGAAGTTGAGCTCCAGCATGACTCGACTCGTGTCCTTGAGAGGATGACTCGTTCAACACCACATCTTGTAGTTGAGTCCCAGCCCTCACCACCTTGCAATGTAGAAATACAAAGTGAGGCAGCTGCAGTTAGTAGTGCTG TAGCTCCTAATAGACGCGGACGCGGCATATCACGCGGACTAGAACTCCAAAGACTTGTTGAAAACAAAGGGAAACTACTTGTTTCCATCCCACCAGAGTATCGTGCTCCGGTGGGGACTTACGCTTCTAAATTGGCCTCTAAGATTGGTGTTGAGGTTCGTGCACAAGTAGAAGACCTAAGTGTTAAAAGTTGGAAGGCTATGGATGAGGGTATTAAGGCACCTTTGCTTCAATCCCTAAAG GATCAGTTTGACTTTGAAGGAGATCCAATTGATGTCAACAAGGCAATAACATCAAGGTGTGGGCGGAGATTGAGTGATTACACCCACAGGTTGTATGAGAAATTCAAAAAGCTTAAAGCAACCAAGGGGGAAGCGTATGCAAGAAGTCACCCACCTCCTCAAATTGCCATGGAGCAATGGACTCGTTTGATTGAAAAGAAGTGGACAAACAAAGATTGGCTG CTTCGATCagagaaaaatatagaaaatagacGCAGTAACAAGACAAAGCACAGATGCGGGACGAAGTCTCTAGCAGTTAGAGTACATGAacat GCTCTAAAAAATGAGGGTCAACTGCCTAAATTGCCGGAGTTTTATAAATCCACTCACTATAATGACGACATGGGGAAGTGGATTGCTCCAAAATGCCAGACTAACTAT GAGGAAATGGTCCGAGTAGATGCTGCACTTAATCAGGAAGGTGCTTCCCCATTAACAGGGGAGCAGATGTCTGTCACGGTGCTGAAACAAAAACCAGGTTATGTGAAAGGACTTGGCTTGAGGCCTTCATCATCTATTAGGACCACATCTGAAACTGCCCTGAAAGCACTTGGCTTGAGGCCTTCCTCCTCTGCCATGACCCATGAATACGTGTCAAGCCTCGAGATGAAAATAGAGGCACAAAATGACACCATTGAGAAGCTTTTGGAGGCAAGTAAGCAGCAGCAGAAGATAAATGCTAGCATGATGGAGTTTCTCATTGAAAAAGGGTACACTGGACATGTTGGGAGTGCTGAAACATCATCTAATGATTGA